The Reinekea forsetii genome contains the following window.
ACCATAAAATCGATGATTTCTTGATCGTTAAAGCCTTGATGCAACATTTCATAGGTCTTTTGACGAATGTCTTGGGAAATCGGCGCATTGGAATCAGCGACATTTTGGTTTTGACATTTGGGGCAGCGGAATTGAAAGCTCAACTCCTCATACCGATCGCGCAGACCGTCATTGTCAAAGGTTAACAGTTCGCTGGACGCCTGGGCTCCGGAGGCCAGCAACGCGCATACCAGCACGAGACCGGCATAATAGGTTCTAAGCCATTTCATCGAAGATCGCCTTCAATTTATTCTGCCAGTTAACATCCGTAATTGGGCCCTGAAAGCGGTAGCGCACCTCGCCGGAGGAATCGACAAAGAAGGTCTCCGGTGCGCCGGTGACACCCAGATCAAAACCAAGGTCACCATTGGGATCGAAAATATCAATGCTGTATGGGTTGGCGTATTCGCTTAGCCAGGTCAGCGCTGCGGCCCGATCATCCTTATAGTTGATGCC
Protein-coding sequences here:
- a CDS encoding cytochrome c-type biogenesis protein, which produces MKWLRTYYAGLVLVCALLASGAQASSELLTFDNDGLRDRYEELSFQFRCPKCQNQNVADSNAPISQDIRQKTYEMLHQGFNDQEIIDFMVDRYTEFVIYKPQMSFVTIWLWIVPAFLLISGLTLLIRLTRSSRQGVPTELTADEQQRLKALMEDKS